One region of Streptomyces leeuwenhoekii genomic DNA includes:
- a CDS encoding TetR/AcrR family transcriptional regulator yields the protein MATPRGPRGQYTAGRARRTQILEAALLRFGRDGYRKTPLARIARDAEITDAGLLHHFRDKQQLLLAVVEYWHERMDVRWERVPESVRDAFRCHLEDTAETLTMPGMVELAVVLAAEATAPDHPAHDHFTTWQEKGVAELADRLRTGSRNGELRPDLDHERIARECVAMDAGLLQQWLAAGRSFDLVAVMRGHLDRLLRDISTDGQGL from the coding sequence ATGGCGACACCCAGGGGGCCGCGGGGCCAGTACACGGCAGGCCGGGCGCGGCGCACACAGATCCTGGAGGCCGCGCTGCTGCGCTTCGGCCGTGACGGGTACCGGAAGACCCCCCTCGCCCGGATCGCCCGCGACGCCGAGATCACCGACGCCGGACTGCTGCACCACTTCCGCGACAAACAGCAGTTGCTGCTCGCGGTCGTCGAGTACTGGCACGAGCGCATGGATGTGCGGTGGGAACGAGTCCCCGAGTCGGTGCGGGACGCCTTCCGCTGCCACCTGGAGGACACCGCCGAGACCCTCACCATGCCCGGCATGGTGGAGCTGGCCGTCGTGCTCGCCGCCGAGGCGACCGCGCCCGACCATCCGGCCCACGACCACTTCACCACCTGGCAGGAGAAGGGCGTGGCGGAACTCGCCGACCGGCTGCGGACCGGCAGCCGCAACGGCGAGCTGCGGCCGGACCTGGACCACGAGCGCATCGCCCGCGAATGCGTGGCCATGGACGCGGGGCTGTTGCAGCAGTGGCTGGCCGCCGGGCGGTCCTTCGACCTCGTCGCCGTCATGCGCGGCCATCTCGACCGCCTCCTGCGGGACATCTCCACCGACGGGCAGGGCCTGTAG
- a CDS encoding SCO5717 family growth-regulating ATPase: MDAETENLAVLAAQVFSQAPTEEARTTILRRLESLPGAERLGMRLRLYEPDVLELAAELLLLLEQHEGLAAGLRSLVADHGPAGPGGTGSAARSSDDRDESRRDRAVPGDERSDAETTGEFTIEYAPPAWYARSAPSAPSTAPAEPPDRSGSSGSAPEPATLSPAPADPPAASPDHEAAVGPATNRLPNSGYQRFQSGRTTSGGSRFRPGHRTGEAERRRRTHVIRTPMPTGFRIAVISLEAGAGRTTTTTALGATLASERQHRVLAIDADPDAGTLGRRVRRETGATLRDLVRAIPYLHSYMDIRRFTSQAPSGLEVVAGGAGPAVYAATAFDDEGYRRAIDVLRGQYPIILTDTGTGLLHGAMRGVLDLADQILLVTTPSVDGASSASTTLDWLSTHGYADLVARSLTVISDVRETGRRITVEDLVTHFEQRCRGVVVVPFDEHLATGGEVDLASLRPRTREAYLDLAARVAEDFARVAREDRSPWTPAGGPPPTTTHPMQSGQQGQPYHPQPGRPAPPGQAGPPHPPPAGYGYPPPAAYGYPQQPPDTRTADLPQADAAWGGDEDPVPPGGPASPPGASPPSLGEDDGASEPRRLVAELAAQTSPGREVPLHVQIVRESGRAVRDGERTVRLQSFSVPREGARVLVTIHAPGLVAVGELQQEIHVMPGRDSAVLLFRLRASTPGLHHVTVRAFRGGTFLGEVSCQISVEHGSVTRDGPQRQAALPSLAFDPGEVTLQVLKDEVTDAFSFQLISETFYAPEVLHFRAGDPRRATEQIYAQLRNAARSAGAGGEGEARRLRARLRNHGVQLWTSAVPQAVQQQFWDEADRITAFTVLGEHDIVPWELLYPLNEGHPDRGFLAEWLPVVRRVFGQDRVRDISLPEVAFVVPPGSPADAGEEVASLRARLGARVADIGVLTERAALTALVEGGHAGLLHFACHNAFTGAGSCVTMADGPFDPIDLASAAQLRTLRPHRPLVFFNACRSAGEIDWFGESLGWAPQFLNAGAGAFVGTLWPVRSRSALEFAEAFYDQLITHGRPLGQASLAARRTMSDLHGGDPTWLAYAVYGSPAATAHTVP; encoded by the coding sequence ATGGACGCGGAGACGGAGAACCTGGCGGTCCTGGCCGCACAGGTCTTCTCGCAGGCGCCGACCGAAGAGGCGAGGACGACGATCCTGCGCCGCCTTGAGTCGCTCCCGGGGGCCGAGCGGTTGGGCATGCGACTGCGGTTGTACGAGCCGGACGTCCTGGAGTTGGCCGCCGAGCTGCTCCTGCTCCTGGAGCAGCACGAGGGGCTGGCGGCGGGCCTGCGCTCCCTGGTCGCCGACCACGGTCCCGCCGGTCCGGGCGGCACGGGGTCCGCCGCGCGCTCGTCCGACGATCGGGACGAGTCCCGCAGGGACCGGGCCGTTCCCGGCGACGAGCGGTCCGACGCGGAGACGACGGGCGAGTTCACGATCGAGTACGCGCCGCCGGCCTGGTACGCGCGGAGCGCGCCGTCCGCGCCGTCCACCGCTCCCGCTGAGCCCCCCGACCGGTCCGGCTCCTCCGGTTCCGCACCGGAGCCGGCCACCCTGTCCCCTGCCCCGGCGGACCCCCCTGCGGCCTCGCCCGATCACGAGGCAGCCGTCGGGCCGGCCACCAACCGGCTGCCGAACAGCGGGTACCAGCGGTTCCAGAGTGGCCGCACCACCTCGGGCGGGTCACGGTTCAGGCCCGGTCACCGCACGGGGGAAGCGGAGCGGCGGCGCAGAACCCACGTCATCCGGACCCCGATGCCCACCGGCTTCCGGATCGCGGTGATCAGCCTCGAGGCCGGGGCCGGCAGGACGACCACGACGACCGCGCTCGGTGCCACGCTGGCCAGCGAGCGGCAGCACAGGGTCCTGGCCATCGACGCCGACCCGGACGCCGGCACGCTCGGACGCCGGGTGCGGCGGGAGACCGGCGCCACCCTCCGTGACCTCGTCCGGGCGATCCCGTACCTCCACTCGTACATGGACATCCGCCGCTTCACATCGCAGGCGCCCTCGGGTTTGGAGGTCGTCGCGGGCGGCGCGGGCCCGGCCGTCTACGCGGCCACTGCCTTCGACGACGAGGGCTACCGGCGCGCCATCGACGTGCTCCGCGGGCAGTACCCGATCATCCTCACCGACACGGGCACCGGGCTGCTCCACGGCGCGATGCGCGGCGTGCTCGACCTCGCCGACCAGATCCTCCTGGTCACCACACCGTCCGTGGACGGCGCGAGCAGCGCCAGTACGACGCTCGACTGGCTGTCCACGCACGGGTACGCCGACCTCGTCGCGCGCTCTCTCACCGTGATCTCGGACGTGCGCGAGACCGGCAGAAGGATCACGGTGGAGGACCTCGTCACCCACTTCGAGCAGCGCTGCCGAGGCGTGGTCGTCGTACCGTTCGACGAGCATCTGGCGACAGGGGGCGAGGTCGACCTCGCCAGCCTGCGGCCGCGGACCCGCGAGGCGTACCTCGACCTGGCCGCCAGGGTGGCCGAGGACTTCGCGCGCGTTGCCCGGGAGGACCGGTCACCATGGACCCCGGCCGGCGGTCCGCCGCCCACCACGACTCACCCGATGCAGAGTGGGCAGCAGGGACAGCCGTACCACCCTCAGCCGGGCCGGCCCGCCCCACCCGGTCAGGCCGGCCCGCCCCACCCGCCTCCCGCCGGATACGGCTACCCACCCCCCGCCGCATACGGCTACCCGCAGCAGCCACCGGACACCCGGACCGCTGATCTGCCGCAGGCCGACGCGGCCTGGGGCGGGGACGAGGATCCGGTACCGCCCGGGGGGCCGGCCTCTCCGCCGGGCGCTTCACCGCCGAGCCTGGGCGAGGACGACGGCGCGTCGGAGCCCCGGAGGCTGGTCGCGGAGCTGGCCGCCCAGACCTCGCCCGGCCGGGAGGTGCCCCTGCACGTGCAGATCGTCCGGGAGAGCGGGAGGGCCGTCCGGGACGGCGAGCGGACCGTGCGGCTGCAGTCGTTCTCCGTCCCGCGGGAGGGCGCCCGGGTGCTCGTGACCATCCATGCCCCGGGTCTGGTGGCCGTCGGTGAACTCCAGCAGGAGATCCACGTCATGCCCGGCCGGGATTCGGCCGTGCTGCTCTTCCGGCTGCGGGCGTCCACGCCCGGGCTGCATCACGTGACCGTGCGGGCCTTCCGGGGCGGCACCTTCCTGGGCGAGGTGAGCTGCCAGATCTCGGTGGAGCACGGCAGCGTCACCCGGGACGGTCCCCAGCGCCAGGCGGCGCTGCCCTCCTTGGCCTTCGACCCCGGGGAGGTCACCCTCCAGGTGCTCAAGGACGAGGTGACCGATGCCTTCAGCTTCCAGCTCATCAGCGAGACGTTCTACGCGCCGGAGGTTTTGCATTTCCGTGCCGGCGACCCCCGCCGGGCCACCGAGCAGATCTACGCCCAGCTGAGGAACGCGGCCAGGTCCGCCGGGGCAGGAGGCGAGGGAGAGGCGCGGCGGCTGCGTGCCCGGCTGCGCAACCACGGAGTGCAGCTATGGACCTCGGCGGTGCCGCAGGCCGTCCAGCAGCAGTTCTGGGACGAGGCCGACCGGATCACGGCGTTCACCGTACTCGGCGAGCACGACATCGTCCCGTGGGAACTTCTCTATCCGCTGAACGAGGGCCATCCGGACAGGGGTTTCCTCGCCGAGTGGCTCCCGGTGGTACGCCGGGTCTTCGGGCAGGACAGGGTCCGTGACATCAGCCTGCCCGAAGTCGCGTTCGTGGTGCCGCCGGGCTCTCCCGCCGACGCCGGTGAGGAAGTAGCGTCACTGCGCGCCCGGTTGGGCGCGCGGGTGGCCGACATCGGCGTGCTGACCGAGCGGGCTGCGCTGACCGCACTGGTCGAGGGCGGGCACGCCGGTCTGCTCCACTTCGCCTGTCACAACGCCTTCACGGGCGCGGGCTCGTGCGTGACCATGGCCGACGGCCCGTTCGACCCCATCGACCTGGCGTCGGCGGCACAGCTGCGCACCCTGCGCCCCCACCGCCCCCTCGTGTTCTTCAACGCCTGCCGCAGCGCCGGGGAGATCGACTGGTTCGGCGAGAGCCTGGGCTGGGCACCGCAGTTCCTCAACGCGGGCGCGGGCGCGTTCGTCGGCACGCTCTGGCCGGTGCGGTCGCGCTCCGCGCTGGAGTTCGCCGAAGCTTTCTACGACCAGTTGATCACCCATGGCCGGCCACTCGGGCAGGCTTCGCTCGCGGCCCGCCGGACCATGAGCGACCTGCACGGCGGCGATCCCACCTGGCTGGCCTACGCCGTCTACGGCAGCCCCGCCGCCACCGCGCACACCGTCCCGTAG
- a CDS encoding glycoside hydrolase family 78 protein codes for MPHHWTAQVISPSPCGPPPAEGPRPAALLRHEFTVRAAVRSARLLVTALGVYELELNGTVVGDQVLAPGWTSYRHRHRYQSFDVTALLREGRNAWGAHLADGWYRGLLGFNGGTRDIYGRHTGLLAELRIEYADGSADTVGTGDGWRWSPGPVLAAGLYEGEEYDARRERTGFGEAGFDDSAWQPAEILEFDTGALFPADSPPVRRIGHRAPVAVTTSPTGRTILDFGQNLVGRLRIRVRGEAGRTVTLRHAEVLEDGDLCTRPLRHATATDRYVLRGDPSGEEWEPRFTFHGFRYADVEGWPGPLDPADVTAVVLHSDLPRTGWFSCSDASLNRLHQNVVWGMRGNIVDVPTDCPQRDERLGWTGDVQVFAPTAAFLYDVRDFLRSWLRDLAADQSDDERGVPPVFSPDIPVITPVSLPPGNPPMAGWCDAAVIVPWVLYERYGDTEVLHAQYPSMRAWVDAVERLAGPARVWEGGFQFGDWLDPSAPADDPGRATTSSALVATAYFAHSARLLAQTTDVLGRGDDAARYHALADAVRDAFLARFHTGGGRLTEETQTAYALALCFRLLRDDAERAGAGRRLADLVAAGGHRIGTGFLGTPLVCDALTDTGHVDTAYRLLTQRSCPSWLYQVDMGATTVWERWDSLLPDGRVNPGEMTSFNHYALGAIADWMHRTVAGLAPAEPGYRRLLVRPRPGGGLTWARAEHDTPYGRAEAGWRIEGKSLFVDLLVPPGVTARVDLPGAESRAVGPGRHSFITPVPAAPR; via the coding sequence ATGCCCCACCACTGGACCGCACAAGTCATCAGCCCGAGCCCCTGCGGCCCCCCTCCCGCCGAGGGGCCCCGACCGGCCGCGCTGCTGCGCCACGAGTTCACCGTGCGGGCGGCCGTACGGTCGGCCCGGCTCCTGGTCACGGCTCTCGGCGTCTACGAACTGGAACTGAACGGCACCGTGGTGGGAGACCAGGTGCTGGCTCCCGGCTGGACGAGTTACCGCCACCGCCACCGCTACCAGTCCTTCGACGTCACCGCCCTGCTCCGCGAGGGCCGCAACGCCTGGGGCGCCCACCTCGCCGACGGCTGGTACCGGGGCCTGCTCGGCTTCAACGGCGGGACCCGGGACATCTACGGCCGGCACACCGGGCTCCTCGCCGAACTGCGCATCGAGTACGCCGACGGTTCGGCCGACACCGTCGGCACCGGGGACGGCTGGCGCTGGAGTCCCGGGCCCGTCCTGGCCGCCGGTCTGTACGAAGGCGAGGAGTACGACGCCCGCCGCGAGCGGACCGGCTTCGGCGAAGCCGGGTTCGACGACTCGGCGTGGCAGCCCGCCGAGATCCTCGAGTTCGACACCGGCGCTCTCTTCCCGGCCGACAGCCCGCCCGTGCGCCGTATCGGGCACCGCGCGCCCGTCGCGGTGACCACCTCCCCCACCGGCCGCACGATCCTCGACTTCGGACAGAACCTCGTCGGGCGGCTGCGCATCCGCGTGCGCGGCGAGGCCGGCCGCACGGTGACCCTCCGCCATGCCGAGGTCCTGGAGGACGGCGACCTGTGCACACGTCCGCTGCGCCACGCCACCGCCACCGACCGCTACGTCCTGCGCGGCGATCCGTCGGGCGAGGAGTGGGAGCCGCGCTTCACGTTCCACGGCTTCCGCTACGCCGACGTCGAGGGCTGGCCCGGCCCGCTCGACCCCGCCGACGTCACCGCCGTGGTCCTGCACAGCGACCTGCCCCGCACGGGCTGGTTCTCCTGCTCGGACGCCTCCCTGAACCGATTGCACCAGAACGTGGTGTGGGGCATGCGCGGCAACATCGTCGACGTACCCACCGACTGCCCGCAGCGCGACGAGCGGCTGGGCTGGACCGGTGACGTCCAGGTCTTCGCCCCCACCGCCGCCTTCCTCTACGACGTCCGCGACTTCCTGCGCTCCTGGCTGCGCGACCTCGCCGCCGACCAGAGCGACGACGAACGGGGCGTCCCCCCGGTGTTCAGCCCCGACATACCGGTGATCACCCCGGTTTCCCTCCCGCCCGGCAACCCGCCGATGGCCGGCTGGTGCGACGCGGCCGTCATCGTCCCCTGGGTGCTGTACGAACGCTACGGCGACACCGAGGTGCTGCACGCCCAGTACCCCTCGATGCGGGCCTGGGTCGACGCCGTCGAGCGGCTCGCCGGTCCGGCGCGGGTCTGGGAGGGGGGCTTTCAGTTCGGCGACTGGCTGGACCCGTCGGCTCCGGCCGACGATCCCGGGCGCGCGACGACCTCGTCCGCCCTGGTCGCCACGGCGTACTTCGCGCACTCCGCGCGGCTGCTGGCCCAGACCACCGACGTCCTGGGCCGCGGGGACGACGCCGCGCGCTACCACGCCCTCGCCGACGCGGTCCGCGACGCCTTCCTCGCCCGCTTCCACACCGGCGGCGGGCGCCTGACGGAGGAGACCCAGACCGCCTACGCCCTCGCCCTGTGCTTCCGCCTGCTCCGGGACGACGCCGAGCGCGCCGGGGCCGGGCGCCGGCTGGCGGATCTGGTGGCCGCGGGCGGCCACCGCATCGGCACCGGCTTCCTCGGGACCCCCCTGGTGTGCGACGCGCTGACCGACACCGGGCACGTGGACACCGCCTACCGGCTGCTGACCCAGCGGTCCTGCCCCTCATGGCTGTACCAGGTCGACATGGGCGCCACCACCGTGTGGGAACGCTGGGACAGCCTGCTGCCCGACGGCCGCGTGAACCCGGGCGAGATGACCTCCTTCAACCACTACGCCCTCGGCGCGATCGCCGACTGGATGCACCGCACCGTCGCCGGCCTGGCACCCGCCGAGCCGGGTTACCGGCGGCTGTTGGTCCGGCCCCGCCCGGGAGGCGGCCTCACCTGGGCCCGAGCCGAGCACGACACGCCGTACGGCCGGGCCGAGGCCGGGTGGCGCATCGAGGGGAAGTCCCTGTTCGTCGACCTCCTGGTGCCGCCCGGCGTCACCGCGCGGGTCGATCTGCCGGGCGCGGAGTCCCGCGCCGTCGGACCCGGCCGCCACTCGTTCATCACCCCGGTCCCCGCGGCCCCACGGTGA
- a CDS encoding family 1 glycosylhydrolase — MTRISLPESFLWGVATSGHQTEGHNSAADTWFLEHTTPSLFREPSGPACRSHELWETDLDLAAGLGLNAFRFSVEWARVEPERATVSAGALDHYERVVDGCLERGLAPVVTFSHFTAPHWFAAAGSWTAADAPALFAEQCDRVMARFGDRIAYGVTLNEPNLEQMLRAGAKLPAEAEALKAQMLSAAARAAGSDSYASANVIPGDRLEEFQAAFTRAHRAARDAIKARRGDLPVGVSLAITDEVAIPGGEERRDARRAAVYDHWLREARHDDFVGVQNYERVVHGPDGEVAADGERNGMGTAIAPASLAGAVRYAHEVSGVPVLVTEHGIQTSDDAQRAAFIPAAVRELAAEIGAGTPVLGYCHWTLMDNFEWIFGYGARLGLHEVDRVTFERRPKPSAKAYAEVVRSHRRVLTDGRS; from the coding sequence ATGACCCGCATCAGCCTGCCCGAGTCGTTCCTGTGGGGCGTCGCCACCTCGGGACACCAGACCGAAGGCCACAACAGCGCCGCCGACACCTGGTTCCTGGAGCACACGACGCCCTCCCTGTTCAGGGAACCGAGCGGACCGGCGTGCCGGTCCCACGAGTTGTGGGAGACCGACCTCGATCTGGCCGCCGGACTGGGACTCAACGCCTTCCGCTTCTCCGTCGAGTGGGCCCGCGTCGAACCCGAGCGCGCCACCGTCTCCGCCGGCGCGCTCGACCACTACGAGCGGGTGGTCGACGGCTGCCTGGAGCGTGGACTGGCCCCTGTCGTGACGTTCAGCCACTTCACCGCACCGCACTGGTTCGCGGCAGCCGGTTCCTGGACCGCCGCCGACGCCCCCGCGCTCTTCGCCGAGCAGTGCGACCGTGTCATGGCGCGCTTCGGCGACCGCATCGCCTACGGCGTCACCCTCAACGAGCCCAACCTGGAGCAGATGCTGCGGGCCGGAGCGAAGCTTCCGGCCGAGGCGGAGGCCCTCAAGGCGCAGATGCTCTCGGCCGCCGCACGCGCCGCCGGGAGCGACAGCTACGCCAGTGCGAACGTCATCCCCGGCGACCGGCTGGAGGAGTTCCAGGCGGCGTTCACCCGAGCCCACCGCGCGGCCCGCGACGCGATCAAGGCCCGCCGCGGCGACCTGCCGGTCGGCGTCTCCCTCGCCATCACCGACGAAGTGGCGATCCCCGGTGGTGAGGAACGCCGGGATGCCCGGCGCGCCGCCGTCTACGACCACTGGCTGCGCGAGGCGCGCCACGACGACTTCGTCGGCGTGCAGAACTACGAACGCGTCGTCCACGGCCCCGACGGCGAGGTCGCGGCCGACGGCGAACGCAACGGCATGGGCACCGCCATCGCGCCCGCCTCCCTCGCCGGCGCCGTGCGGTACGCCCACGAGGTGTCCGGGGTGCCGGTCCTGGTCACCGAGCACGGCATCCAGACCTCGGACGACGCGCAGCGCGCCGCCTTCATCCCCGCCGCCGTCCGGGAACTCGCAGCCGAGATCGGCGCGGGCACGCCCGTCCTCGGCTACTGCCACTGGACGCTCATGGACAACTTCGAGTGGATCTTTGGATACGGCGCTCGGCTCGGCCTGCACGAGGTGGACCGCGTGACGTTCGAGCGCCGCCCGAAGCCGAGCGCGAAGGCGTACGCCGAGGTCGTCCGGAGCCACCGGAGGGTGCTCACCGACGGCCGGAGCTGA
- a CDS encoding MFS transporter, translated as MTPMSPSPSVGHAPRADTDGRWTPRLVLLLIALAWPTQLLAAGGILGANATAGVAQAFHTTQVVWFGLTLTLVSTLLTPFAIKLGDLYGKKRVMLAMTALGALGEALAALAGSFWLVLAGRAIAGFYGPFGALSFAAVRDTFPPRLVGQASGIMGSSVGLVALGSPFLAGWLIDNWGYRGALWFLAAATAAAFVLVALLVPETPRYAFDAGFDWLGGLVLGGGLTAVVYAVGQGQSWGWSAPRTLGWLGAGAVALVAFLFVERSRAHPILDLHVLRRRPVALALTAGGLAQTVAFTMPGLAILLALYPHIPGVSAGLGWTAHHNAVVSVSWNAVMFGTGLLVSRYLRHYDARRIWCAGLAVMAVGYTLVGFFHSTELQLIVTSCVANVGAGIVVAGAPALVVGVVSREEQGLGSGMLNMLVSLFGAILTAGAYAVLAADSTVVEGTAFYLDTGYSWIFWLGALVTLAALILSLIIPPLRDPAEEDAPPGPPRS; from the coding sequence ATGACGCCGATGTCGCCGAGCCCCTCGGTCGGCCACGCACCACGGGCCGACACGGACGGACGGTGGACACCCCGCCTCGTCCTGCTGCTCATCGCACTCGCCTGGCCGACCCAGTTGCTGGCCGCGGGCGGCATCCTCGGTGCCAATGCCACAGCGGGTGTGGCCCAGGCGTTCCACACCACCCAGGTGGTGTGGTTCGGCCTGACCCTGACTCTGGTGTCCACCCTGCTCACCCCTTTCGCGATCAAGCTGGGAGACCTGTACGGCAAGAAGCGCGTCATGCTCGCGATGACGGCCCTGGGAGCTCTCGGCGAGGCCCTGGCAGCTCTGGCCGGGAGTTTCTGGCTGGTCCTGGCGGGCCGGGCGATCGCCGGGTTCTACGGCCCCTTCGGTGCCCTGTCGTTCGCTGCGGTGCGGGACACGTTCCCGCCCCGCCTGGTCGGGCAGGCCAGCGGGATCATGGGCAGCAGCGTCGGTCTGGTGGCCCTCGGCTCCCCGTTCCTGGCGGGCTGGCTGATCGACAACTGGGGCTATCGCGGGGCCCTGTGGTTCCTCGCGGCCGCCACCGCCGCCGCCTTCGTCCTGGTCGCCCTGCTGGTCCCCGAGACACCTCGGTACGCCTTCGACGCCGGCTTCGACTGGCTGGGCGGCCTCGTCCTCGGCGGCGGCCTGACGGCCGTGGTCTACGCCGTCGGCCAGGGACAGAGCTGGGGCTGGTCCGCCCCGCGCACCCTGGGCTGGCTGGGAGCGGGCGCCGTCGCACTGGTCGCGTTCCTGTTCGTGGAGCGTTCCCGCGCCCACCCCATCCTGGACCTGCACGTCCTGCGCCGCCGTCCGGTCGCCCTGGCGCTCACCGCCGGCGGGCTCGCGCAGACCGTCGCCTTCACGATGCCCGGCCTCGCCATCCTGCTCGCCCTCTACCCGCACATCCCGGGCGTCTCCGCGGGCCTGGGCTGGACGGCCCACCACAACGCCGTCGTCAGCGTGAGCTGGAACGCGGTGATGTTCGGCACCGGCCTGCTCGTCAGCCGCTACCTGCGCCACTACGACGCCCGCAGAATATGGTGCGCCGGCCTGGCGGTGATGGCCGTCGGCTACACCCTCGTCGGCTTCTTCCACAGCACCGAACTCCAGCTCATCGTCACTTCCTGCGTCGCCAACGTGGGCGCCGGCATCGTCGTCGCGGGAGCGCCGGCGCTCGTGGTCGGTGTGGTCTCACGCGAGGAACAAGGACTGGGCAGCGGCATGCTCAACATGCTGGTCAGCCTGTTCGGGGCCATACTCACCGCAGGCGCCTACGCCGTCCTCGCCGCGGACAGCACCGTCGTCGAGGGCACCGCCTTCTACCTCGACACCGGCTACTCCTGGATCTTCTGGCTCGGTGCCCTGGTCACGCTGGCCGCCCTGATCCTCTCCCTGATCATTCCCCCTCTCCGCGACCCCGCCGAAGAGGACGCGCCGCCCGGCCCGCCGCGCTCCTGA
- a CDS encoding class I SAM-dependent methyltransferase, whose product MAKDAKSTKKLRHNRSTLTHKVGYALAHPGRIAPYLRRAARDTWLRLKHPDHVGYYRAVMASDTRRNPEAAVGSQTHERWLALGQMQFDYLIEHGLRPGHRMLDIGCGNLRGGWRFIDYLDRGNYYGIDISPDILIAAKKTLVERGLQDKLPHLTITGDLVLDFLPDDYFDVVHAHSVFSHSPLEVIEECLAHVGRVLTDKGFFDFTFDRTEGAEHQVLREDFYYRTETLLGLARKHGLHGRFMADWERRPHGQSKIRVSRSPLPDPGPHDEPAGPQTPVRTLPA is encoded by the coding sequence ATGGCCAAGGATGCGAAGTCCACGAAGAAACTGCGGCACAACCGCTCCACGCTCACCCACAAAGTCGGCTATGCCCTGGCGCACCCTGGCCGCATCGCTCCGTATCTCCGTCGCGCCGCCCGGGACACCTGGCTGCGCTTGAAGCATCCGGATCACGTCGGCTATTACCGGGCGGTGATGGCCTCCGACACGCGTCGCAACCCGGAGGCGGCGGTGGGCAGTCAGACCCATGAGCGCTGGCTGGCCCTCGGGCAGATGCAGTTCGACTACCTGATCGAGCACGGGCTGCGCCCCGGGCACCGGATGCTCGACATCGGCTGCGGCAACCTGCGCGGCGGCTGGCGCTTCATCGACTATCTCGACAGGGGGAACTACTACGGCATCGACATCTCGCCGGACATCCTGATCGCCGCCAAGAAGACGCTCGTCGAGCGTGGACTCCAGGACAAGTTGCCGCACCTGACCATCACCGGCGACCTCGTCCTGGACTTCCTGCCCGACGACTACTTCGATGTCGTGCACGCGCACAGCGTCTTCTCCCATTCCCCGCTGGAGGTGATCGAGGAGTGCCTCGCCCATGTCGGCCGTGTCCTGACCGACAAGGGTTTCTTCGACTTCACCTTCGACCGCACCGAAGGCGCCGAGCATCAGGTGCTGCGGGAGGATTTCTACTACCGCACCGAAACTCTCCTGGGCCTGGCCCGTAAGCACGGCCTGCACGGGCGTTTCATGGCGGACTGGGAGAGGCGGCCGCACGGCCAGTCGAAGATTCGGGTGAGCCGCTCCCCGCTGCCCGACCCCGGCCCGCACGATGAACCAGCCGGGCCTCAGACGCCGGTACGGACCCTGCCGGCGTAG